In one Streptomyces venezuelae genomic region, the following are encoded:
- a CDS encoding ATP-binding cassette domain-containing protein produces the protein MKDPINGNGFAVRAEGLEKRYGEKRALDGFDLHVEQGTVHGLLGPNGAGKTTAVRILSTLVRLDGGRAEVAGADVARESALVRGRIGLTGQYAAVDEILTGRQNLEMFGRLFHLGGKRAARRAQELLEQFHLEDAAEKGAGQYSGGMRRRLDLAASMILAPAVLFLDEPTTGLDPRSRLEVWDTVRELVADGTTVLLTTQYLEEADRLASRITVIDRGRAIADDTPDGLKGTVGGSHLDVVVRDHADLPAAVKAVARVCDGEPLSVDVERRVQGAVTDRVAALTEVARTLRDEGVAVEDIGLRRPSLDDVFLRLTGQTSEPAEKTKQEVAA, from the coding sequence ATGAAGGACCCGATCAACGGGAACGGCTTCGCGGTGCGGGCCGAGGGGCTTGAGAAGAGGTACGGGGAGAAGCGCGCGCTGGACGGCTTCGACCTGCACGTCGAGCAGGGCACGGTGCACGGGCTCCTCGGACCCAACGGCGCGGGCAAGACCACCGCCGTGCGCATCCTCTCCACGCTCGTCCGGCTCGACGGCGGCCGCGCCGAGGTCGCGGGCGCCGACGTGGCGCGCGAGTCCGCGCTGGTCCGCGGCCGCATCGGCCTCACCGGTCAGTACGCGGCGGTCGACGAGATCCTCACCGGCCGGCAGAACCTGGAGATGTTCGGCCGCCTCTTCCACCTGGGCGGGAAGCGCGCGGCGAGGCGCGCCCAGGAACTCCTCGAACAGTTCCACCTGGAGGACGCGGCGGAGAAGGGCGCGGGTCAGTACAGCGGCGGCATGCGGCGCAGGCTCGACCTCGCCGCGTCGATGATCCTCGCGCCCGCCGTCCTCTTCCTGGACGAGCCGACCACCGGCCTCGACCCGCGCAGCCGCCTCGAAGTGTGGGACACGGTGCGGGAGTTGGTGGCGGACGGCACGACCGTACTGCTCACCACCCAGTACCTGGAGGAGGCCGACCGGCTCGCCTCCCGCATCACCGTCATCGACCGGGGCCGCGCCATCGCGGACGACACCCCCGACGGCCTGAAGGGCACGGTGGGCGGCAGCCACCTCGACGTCGTGGTGCGCGACCACGCCGACCTGCCCGCCGCCGTCAAGGCCGTCGCCCGCGTCTGCGACGGCGAACCCCTCTCCGTCGACGTGGAGCGCCGCGTGCAGGGCGCGGTGACGGACCGCGTCGCCGCCCTGACGGAGGTGGCGCGGACCCTGCGGGACGAGGGCGTCGCGGTCGAGGACATCGGCCTGCGCAGGCCCAGCCTCGACGACGTGTTCCTGCGGCTCACGGGCCAGACGTCCGAACCGGCGGAGAAGACGAAGCAGGAGGTCGCGGCATGA
- a CDS encoding ABC transporter permease — protein sequence MSATLTPVRAVTHGRLFWALSDCWNVTRRYLTHFLRQPVTIAWQLGFPIISVLLYGFVFGEAMKVPGGGEDGDYKQFLMPGMFVMTMAFGFMNTAMGVVTDSTKGVIDRFRSMPMAPSAVASGRGLADLIVACAELTILALTALAIGWRSSAGVGDTLLAFGLLLFLRFSLIWVGVYLGLVVPTPEAAGGLYAVAFPLTMISSVFVAPSLMPDWLAPVAAWNPVSSTGTATRELFGNPGAGGTSWIEQHALLMAVVWPIAISLVFLPLAVRRFRRLSR from the coding sequence ATGAGCGCCACCCTCACACCGGTCCGGGCCGTCACGCACGGGCGTCTCTTCTGGGCCCTGTCCGACTGCTGGAACGTCACCCGCCGCTATCTGACGCACTTCCTGCGCCAGCCCGTCACCATCGCCTGGCAGCTCGGCTTCCCCATCATCAGCGTGCTGCTGTACGGCTTCGTCTTCGGCGAGGCGATGAAGGTGCCCGGCGGCGGCGAGGACGGCGACTACAAGCAGTTCCTGATGCCCGGCATGTTCGTGATGACGATGGCGTTCGGCTTCATGAACACGGCGATGGGCGTGGTGACGGATTCGACGAAGGGCGTCATCGACCGTTTCCGTTCCATGCCGATGGCTCCCTCGGCGGTGGCGTCGGGCCGCGGCCTCGCCGACCTCATCGTGGCCTGCGCCGAGCTGACCATCCTCGCGCTGACCGCTCTCGCCATCGGCTGGCGCTCCAGCGCGGGCGTCGGCGACACGCTGCTCGCCTTCGGCCTGCTGCTGTTCCTGCGCTTCAGCCTGATCTGGGTGGGCGTGTACCTGGGCCTGGTGGTCCCGACCCCGGAGGCGGCGGGCGGCCTCTACGCGGTGGCGTTCCCGCTCACGATGATCTCCAGCGTCTTCGTGGCGCCGTCCCTGATGCCGGACTGGCTGGCCCCGGTCGCCGCGTGGAACCCCGTCTCGTCGACGGGCACGGCCACGCGCGAACTCTTCGGCAACCCCGGCGCGGGCGGCACGAGCTGGATCGAACAGCACGCGCTGCTGATGGCGGTGGTGTGGCCCATCGCGATCTCGCTGGTGTTCCTGCCGCTGGCGGTACGGAGGTTCAGGCGGCTGAGCCGCTGA
- the serC gene encoding phosphoserine transaminase encodes MAEIQIPADMKPADGRFGAGPSKVRTEALDALAATGTSLLGTSHRQAPVKNLVGRVREGINSLFSLPEGYEVILGNGGSTAFWDVATHGLIENKSQHLNFGEFSSKFAKASKLAPWLAEPTVIASEPGTHPDPKAEAGVDVYAFTHNETSTGVAAPIKRVEGADAGSLVLVDATSGAGGLPVDIAETDVYYFAPQKSFASDGGLWLAAFSPAAIERAERIHASGRHVPEFFSLPTAIDNSRKNQTYNTPALATLFLLAEQLDWMNSQGGLEFTTGRTAASSRTLYGWAEESKYATPFVTDPAKRSQVIGTIDFSDEIDASAVAKALRANGIVDTEPYRKLGRNQLRVAMFPAIDPADVEALTKCIDFVIERL; translated from the coding sequence GTGGCTGAGATCCAGATTCCCGCTGACATGAAGCCCGCCGACGGCCGTTTCGGCGCGGGCCCCTCCAAGGTGCGTACGGAGGCGCTGGACGCCCTGGCCGCCACCGGCACCTCCCTCCTCGGTACCTCCCACCGGCAGGCCCCGGTCAAGAACCTGGTCGGCCGCGTGCGCGAGGGCATCAACAGCCTCTTCTCCCTCCCCGAGGGGTACGAGGTGATCCTCGGCAACGGCGGCTCCACCGCGTTCTGGGACGTGGCGACGCACGGCCTGATCGAGAACAAGTCGCAGCACCTCAACTTCGGCGAGTTCTCCTCGAAGTTCGCGAAGGCGTCGAAGCTCGCCCCGTGGCTCGCCGAGCCGACGGTGATCGCCAGCGAGCCGGGCACGCACCCGGACCCGAAGGCGGAGGCGGGCGTCGACGTCTACGCCTTCACGCACAACGAGACCTCGACCGGCGTCGCCGCCCCGATCAAGCGGGTCGAGGGCGCCGACGCCGGCTCCCTCGTCCTCGTGGACGCCACGTCCGGCGCGGGCGGCCTGCCGGTCGACATCGCCGAGACGGACGTCTACTACTTCGCCCCGCAGAAGTCCTTCGCCTCCGACGGCGGCCTGTGGCTGGCCGCGTTCTCCCCGGCGGCGATCGAGCGCGCCGAGCGGATCCACGCGTCGGGCCGCCACGTGCCGGAGTTCTTCTCGCTGCCGACGGCGATCGACAACTCCCGCAAGAACCAGACGTACAACACCCCGGCGCTCGCCACGCTCTTCCTGCTCGCCGAGCAGCTGGACTGGATGAACTCGCAGGGCGGCCTGGAGTTCACGACGGGCCGCACGGCCGCGTCGTCGCGCACGCTGTACGGCTGGGCCGAGGAGTCCAAGTACGCGACGCCGTTTGTCACGGACCCGGCGAAGCGGTCGCAGGTCATCGGCACGATCGACTTCTCCGACGAGATCGATGCGAGCGCGGTGGCGAAGGCTCTGCGCGCGAACGGGATCGTGGACACGGAGCCGTACCGGAAGCTCGGGCGCAACCAGTTGCGCGTGGCGATGTTCCCGGCGATCGATCCTGCGGATGTCGAGGCGCTGACCAAGTGCATCGACTTCGTCATCGAGCGGCTCTGA
- a CDS encoding cytochrome P450 family protein encodes MTRIALDPFVTDLDGESARLRTAGPLAEAELPGGVPVWAVTHHAEARQLLTDKRLVKDIDVWGAWQRGEIPADWPLIGLANPGRSMLTVDGEEHRRMRTLVAQALTPRRVERMRERIAELTEGLLDKLPEGPEPVDLKAEFAYPLPMYVISDLMGIDEADHPRLKVLFDKFFSTQTPPEEVVATLGELAEMMGKVVAARRAEPGDDLTSALILASEDGDHLTDAEILSTLQLMVAAGHETTISLIVNAVVNLSAHPDQLALVRSGQVGWDAVIEETLRYSTPTSHVLIRFAAEDVPVGDKVIPKGDALIVSYGAIGRDEQAHGPTADAFDITRTSPTRHISFGHGPHVCPGAALSRLEAGVALPTLYARFPGLTLAVPREKLRNKPVITQNDLYDLPVRLRG; translated from the coding sequence ATGACGCGTATCGCCCTGGATCCGTTCGTCACCGACCTCGACGGCGAGAGCGCACGGCTCCGCACGGCGGGCCCGCTCGCGGAGGCGGAGCTGCCGGGCGGCGTTCCGGTGTGGGCGGTCACGCACCACGCGGAGGCCCGGCAACTCCTCACCGACAAGCGCCTGGTGAAGGACATCGACGTCTGGGGCGCCTGGCAGCGCGGCGAGATCCCCGCCGACTGGCCGCTGATCGGGCTCGCCAACCCGGGCCGCTCCATGCTGACGGTCGACGGCGAGGAGCACCGCAGGATGCGCACGCTGGTGGCGCAGGCGCTGACGCCGCGGCGGGTGGAGCGGATGCGGGAGCGTATCGCTGAACTGACCGAGGGCCTGCTCGACAAGCTGCCCGAGGGCCCGGAACCCGTCGACCTGAAGGCGGAGTTCGCCTACCCCCTCCCCATGTACGTCATCAGCGACCTCATGGGCATCGACGAGGCGGACCACCCGCGCCTGAAAGTCCTCTTCGACAAGTTCTTCTCCACGCAGACGCCGCCGGAGGAGGTCGTGGCGACGCTCGGCGAGCTCGCCGAGATGATGGGCAAGGTCGTCGCGGCGCGCCGCGCGGAGCCGGGCGACGACCTGACCAGCGCGCTGATCCTGGCCTCCGAGGACGGCGACCACCTCACGGACGCGGAGATCCTCTCCACGCTCCAGCTGATGGTCGCGGCGGGCCACGAGACCACGATCTCCCTGATCGTGAACGCGGTCGTGAACCTCTCCGCCCACCCGGACCAGCTCGCCCTCGTCCGGTCCGGGCAGGTCGGCTGGGACGCGGTCATCGAGGAGACCCTGCGCTACTCGACCCCCACCTCGCACGTCCTGATCCGCTTCGCCGCGGAGGACGTCCCCGTCGGGGACAAGGTGATCCCCAAGGGTGACGCGCTGATCGTCTCGTACGGCGCGATAGGCCGCGACGAGCAGGCGCACGGTCCCACGGCGGACGCGTTCGACATCACGCGCACGTCGCCGACCCGCCACATCTCGTTCGGCCACGGCCCGCACGTGTGCCCCGGCGCGGCCCTCTCCCGCCTGGAGGCGGGCGTCGCCCTCCCGACCCTGTACGCCCGCTTCCCCGGCCTGACCCTGGCGGTCCCGCGCGAGAAACTCCGCAACAAGCCGGTGATCACCCAGAACGACCTGTACGACCTGCCGGTACGGCTGCGCGGCTGA
- a CDS encoding cytochrome P450, with translation MTCPVTGTGAAPVPLSGPRFATEPTRLYREMRRDHGPVAPVLLDGDIPAWLVLGYRELHQVTGDPVLYSRDSELWNQWPNIPADWPLLPMIGHKQPSILYTVGERHTRRAAMIAHALEAVDPFELKAHAEQFADELIDRFCGKGTTDIVAEYAMLLPVRVLARIYGFSDEQGPGLVTAMNDMIDGRERALAGAQHLAESMARLIADKHVRPDADVASYMLETQAADEAAGADVFTDEEIAQDLMVMMAAGHQPTADWIGNSLRLMLTDDRFAASLFGGRHSVAEAMNEVLWEDTPTQNVAGRWASRDTQLGGRRINSGDLLLLGLAAANADPQVRTDGSALTGGNSAHFSFGHGEHRCPFPAQEVAEVIARTGIEVLLDRLPDLDLAVSADALSRRPSPWLRGLTDLPVSFTPTPTSAFGDPR, from the coding sequence GTGACCTGCCCCGTTACCGGCACCGGCGCCGCGCCCGTACCGCTGTCCGGACCGCGGTTCGCCACCGAGCCCACCCGGCTGTACCGGGAGATGCGCCGCGACCACGGCCCCGTCGCCCCCGTCCTGCTCGACGGCGACATACCGGCCTGGCTGGTCCTCGGCTACCGCGAACTGCACCAGGTCACCGGCGACCCGGTCCTCTACAGCCGCGACTCCGAGCTGTGGAACCAGTGGCCGAACATCCCCGCCGACTGGCCACTGCTCCCGATGATCGGCCACAAGCAGCCGTCGATCCTCTACACCGTCGGCGAGCGCCACACCCGGCGGGCCGCGATGATCGCGCACGCCCTCGAAGCGGTCGACCCCTTCGAACTCAAGGCGCACGCCGAACAGTTCGCGGACGAGCTCATCGACCGCTTCTGCGGCAAGGGGACCACGGACATCGTCGCCGAGTACGCGATGCTGCTCCCCGTCCGTGTCCTCGCCCGCATCTACGGATTCTCCGACGAGCAGGGCCCCGGCCTCGTCACCGCCATGAACGACATGATCGACGGCCGTGAGCGGGCCCTGGCTGGCGCCCAGCACCTCGCCGAGTCGATGGCGCGGCTCATCGCCGACAAGCACGTGCGGCCGGACGCGGACGTGGCCTCGTACATGCTGGAGACGCAGGCCGCCGACGAGGCGGCCGGTGCCGACGTCTTCACGGACGAGGAGATCGCCCAGGACCTGATGGTGATGATGGCCGCGGGCCACCAGCCGACCGCGGACTGGATCGGCAACTCGCTGCGCCTGATGCTGACCGACGACCGCTTCGCCGCGTCCCTGTTCGGCGGCCGGCACAGCGTCGCCGAGGCCATGAACGAGGTCCTGTGGGAGGACACCCCGACGCAGAACGTCGCCGGGCGCTGGGCCTCGCGCGACACCCAGCTCGGCGGCCGCCGCATCAACTCCGGCGACCTGCTCCTGCTCGGCCTCGCCGCCGCCAACGCCGACCCGCAGGTCCGCACCGACGGCTCCGCCCTGACCGGCGGCAACAGCGCCCACTTCTCCTTCGGCCACGGCGAGCACCGCTGCCCCTTCCCGGCGCAGGAGGTCGCCGAGGTCATCGCGCGGACCGGCATCGAGGTCCTCCTCGACCGGCTGCCCGACCTCGACCTCGCGGTGTCCGCCGACGCCCTGAGCCGCCGCCCGTCGCCCTGGCTGCGCGGCCTGACCGACCTCCCGGTGAGTTTCACCCCGACCCCGACCTCGGCCTTTGGAGACCCCAGATGA
- a CDS encoding GTP-binding protein, which translates to MDSATSERSATGAAAGAARTELTATADNGLKIVVVGGFGVGKTTLVRSVSEIRPLNTEETMTQAGQGIDETGGLEGLGGKTSTTVAFDFGRITLDAHNILYLFGAPGQERFWFLWDRLFSGTLGAVVLVDTRRLEDSWYAIDRLEHHGTPFIVARNDFGNAAHTPEQLREALDLDPGVPLVDCDARSRESSKNVLITLVEHLQSLYADQRNALQETAQ; encoded by the coding sequence TTGGACTCCGCAACCTCTGAACGCAGCGCTACCGGGGCCGCCGCCGGGGCCGCCCGAACCGAACTGACCGCGACCGCCGACAACGGTCTGAAGATCGTCGTGGTCGGCGGCTTCGGCGTCGGCAAGACGACGCTGGTCCGTTCCGTCAGCGAGATCCGTCCCCTCAACACCGAGGAGACGATGACGCAGGCCGGGCAGGGCATCGACGAGACGGGCGGCCTCGAAGGCCTCGGCGGCAAGACGTCCACGACCGTCGCCTTCGACTTCGGCCGCATCACGCTCGACGCGCACAACATCCTCTATCTGTTCGGCGCCCCCGGCCAGGAACGCTTCTGGTTCCTGTGGGACCGCCTCTTCTCCGGCACGCTCGGCGCGGTCGTCCTCGTCGACACCCGCCGCCTGGAGGACTCCTGGTACGCGATCGACCGCCTGGAGCACCACGGCACGCCGTTCATCGTGGCCCGCAACGACTTCGGCAACGCCGCGCACACCCCCGAGCAGCTGCGCGAGGCACTCGACCTGGACCCGGGCGTGCCGCTCGTCGACTGCGACGCCCGCTCGCGCGAGTCCAGCAAGAACGTGCTGATCACGCTCGTCGAACACCTCCAGTCGCTGTACGCAGACCAGCGCAACGCCCTTCAGGAGACCGCCCAGTGA
- a CDS encoding DUF742 domain-containing protein, whose translation MSRPGRDDSPDRLYTLTGGRSRSAPDAPFDLVTLVVAESGPVPGMQSEHAAILRLCHLPTATVEIAAELGLPVSITRILLSDLLDAGRISARHPRAAADHSLPDPDILEQVLVGLRNL comes from the coding sequence ATGAGCCGCCCCGGCCGGGACGACTCCCCCGACCGGCTGTACACCCTCACCGGGGGACGCAGCCGGTCGGCGCCCGACGCCCCCTTCGACCTGGTGACCCTCGTCGTCGCCGAGTCCGGCCCGGTGCCGGGCATGCAGTCCGAACACGCCGCGATCCTGCGCCTGTGCCACCTGCCGACCGCCACGGTGGAGATCGCCGCCGAACTCGGCCTGCCGGTGAGCATCACCCGCATCCTGCTGTCCGACCTGCTCGACGCGGGCCGGATCAGCGCCCGCCACCCGCGCGCGGCCGCCGACCACAGCCTTCCCGACCCCGACATCCTGGAGCAGGTGCTCGTTGGACTCCGCAACCTCTGA
- a CDS encoding roadblock/LC7 domain-containing protein codes for MTTGSTNGTTTGTTTGATPAAAPAPGPAPAPGSTTDAKLTWLLEGLLERTPGARHALVLSRDGLKLCRTPELSVDQADQLAAIAAGIQSLSHGASAEFGDGSGGVRSAMAEFYGGILFIVEAGEGAHLAVIAAEDADAGLVGHTMSELVEQLGEHLRAAPRAEGGPRTLPAS; via the coding sequence ATGACCACCGGCTCCACCAACGGCACCACCACCGGCACGACCACCGGCGCCACCCCGGCCGCCGCCCCGGCCCCCGGCCCCGCTCCCGCCCCCGGCAGCACCACGGACGCCAAGCTCACCTGGCTGCTCGAAGGCCTCCTGGAGCGCACCCCCGGCGCGCGCCACGCCCTCGTGCTCTCCCGTGACGGCCTGAAGCTCTGCCGCACCCCCGAGCTCTCCGTCGACCAGGCCGACCAGCTCGCCGCGATAGCCGCCGGCATCCAGTCCCTGTCGCACGGCGCGTCCGCCGAGTTCGGTGACGGCAGCGGCGGCGTCCGCTCGGCGATGGCGGAGTTCTACGGCGGCATCCTCTTCATCGTCGAGGCCGGCGAGGGCGCGCACCTAGCCGTCATCGCCGCCGAGGACGCCGACGCGGGCCTCGTCGGCCACACCATGAGCGAGCTGGTGGAGCAGCTCGGTGAGCACCTGCGCGCCGCACCCCGCGCCGAGGGCGGCCCCCGCACGCTGCCCGCGTCATGA
- a CDS encoding ATP-binding protein, with protein sequence MFVLLATALVTAALTGAAVALAPDSARTPLAWGAGAASLALSATVTLAFHSIRTNALLRRRVAAVQEDAGRLVREQAARTEEFTRERTALTEHFVRERNELTMRARTAESERAAALAASANAAGRMQALATGMLADLREMEGRHADEDVLTDLLHLDHRTAQAGRIADSVAVLTGARSGRRWARPIVMESILRGAMGRIGGYQRVRVHSASEVAVAGHAAEGVMHALAELLDNAANFSPPTSEVHVYIEEVAAGVIISVEDSGLVMGPVQQRRAEQAVSGETKGLGGLSGTRLGLAVVGRLARKHGLTVSFRPSARGGTGVLLLIPQELLSRPSETTPAPTTPTAASPTTTAALPPAATAASPAPASAPEGTRGDVRTEHRANPDVQELPARRRDGEYGHPPAAPHPRTDPGRPAEESAGTATPDTPLPKRPRGRTLAAAERARADSDTGETRRPRAATAADTAARFSSFRQAVRTTPTEADTDATATPPHPEGETPR encoded by the coding sequence GTGTTCGTCCTGCTGGCCACAGCCCTGGTCACAGCGGCGCTCACCGGAGCCGCCGTCGCCCTCGCGCCCGACTCCGCGCGGACCCCGCTGGCCTGGGGCGCGGGCGCCGCGTCCCTCGCGCTCAGCGCGACGGTGACGCTCGCCTTCCACTCCATACGCACCAACGCCCTGCTGCGCCGCCGTGTGGCCGCCGTCCAGGAGGACGCCGGCCGCCTCGTACGGGAACAGGCCGCCCGCACCGAGGAGTTCACCCGCGAGCGGACCGCCCTCACCGAGCACTTCGTCCGTGAGCGCAACGAACTGACCATGCGCGCCCGCACCGCCGAGTCCGAGCGCGCCGCCGCCCTCGCCGCCAGCGCCAACGCCGCGGGCCGCATGCAGGCCCTGGCCACCGGCATGCTCGCCGACCTGCGCGAGATGGAGGGCAGGCACGCGGACGAGGACGTCCTCACCGACCTGCTCCACCTCGACCACAGGACCGCGCAGGCCGGCCGCATCGCCGACTCGGTGGCCGTGCTCACCGGCGCCCGCTCGGGCCGCCGCTGGGCCCGCCCCATCGTCATGGAGTCGATCCTGCGCGGCGCGATGGGCCGCATCGGCGGCTACCAGCGCGTGCGCGTCCACTCGGCCAGCGAGGTCGCCGTCGCGGGCCACGCCGCCGAGGGCGTCATGCACGCCCTCGCCGAACTCCTCGACAACGCCGCCAACTTCTCGCCGCCCACCTCCGAGGTGCACGTCTACATCGAGGAGGTCGCGGCCGGCGTCATCATCTCCGTCGAGGACAGCGGCCTGGTGATGGGCCCCGTGCAGCAGCGCCGCGCCGAACAGGCGGTCTCCGGCGAGACCAAGGGACTCGGCGGCCTCTCCGGCACCCGGCTCGGACTCGCGGTCGTCGGCAGGCTGGCCCGAAAGCACGGCCTCACGGTGTCGTTCCGCCCCTCGGCCCGAGGCGGCACGGGCGTACTCCTCCTGATCCCCCAGGAACTCCTCTCCCGCCCCTCGGAGACGACCCCGGCCCCGACGACACCGACGGCCGCGTCACCCACGACGACAGCGGCACTCCCACCCGCAGCAACCGCCGCATCGCCCGCACCCGCGAGCGCGCCGGAGGGGACGCGGGGGGATGTGCGCACGGAGCACCGAGCAAACCCGGACGTCCAGGAACTTCCGGCGCGGCGCAGGGACGGCGAGTACGGACATCCCCCCGCGGCCCCGCACCCACGGACGGACCCGGGGCGCCCGGCGGAAGAGAGCGCCGGCACCGCCACCCCCGACACCCCTCTCCCCAAGCGTCCCCGAGGCCGCACCCTCGCCGCCGCGGAACGAGCCCGCGCCGACAGCGACACGGGAGAGACCCGGCGGCCCCGCGCCGCCACCGCCGCGGACACCGCGGCCCGCTTCAGCAGCTTCCGCCAGGCCGTCCGCACCACGCCCACGGAAGCGGACACGGACGCCACCGCAACACCCCCGCACCCGGAAGGCGAAACCCCCCGATGA